One part of the Humulus lupulus chromosome 9, drHumLupu1.1, whole genome shotgun sequence genome encodes these proteins:
- the LOC133799537 gene encoding uncharacterized mitochondrial protein AtMg00810-like, which translates to MVLVYVDDIIVIGSDSRELNHFIAKLNKTFSLKDLGALNYFLGIEVFRDNTAGKTLSLHDGTPLSQPTLYRSIIGALQYLSHTRLDISFAVNKLSQFLKQPTDVHWGAAKHILRYLKGTIHHGLHIAPSDRLSLIGFSDADWACCPDDRKSVAGYCVYFGESLISWSSKKQTVVARSSTESEYRALALLAAELAWLQSLLAEMRFEMSNIWCDNLSASALANNPVYHGRTKHIELDVHFVRDKILQKQLEIRYVHSHDQIADCLTKGLTPTRFGVNKLNVVPSPFCLRGGVKENESSHNDDANDGCTNDNEAINE; encoded by the exons ATGGTATTGGTTTATGTCGATGATATCATAGTCATTGGAAGTGACTCCAGGGAACTTAATCATTTCATTGCAAAGTTAAACAAGACCTTTTCTCTAAAGGATCTTGGAGCACTGAATTATTTTCTTGGGATTGAAGTGTTTCGAGATAACACTG CAGGGAAAACTCTGTCTCTGCATGATGGAACACCATTGTCTCAGCCAACTCTGTACAGAAGCATCATTGGGGCACTGCAATACCTCAGCCACACTAGACTAGATATCTCCTTTGCCGTTAATAAGCTCAGCCAGTTCCTAAAACAACCTACTGATGTGCATTGGGGAGCTGCTAAACACATCTTAAGATACCTAAAAGGTACTATCCATCATGGTCTTCACATTGCCCCAAGTGATAGACTCTCTCTAATTGGTTTCTCCGATGCTGACTGGGCTTGCTGCCCAGACGATCGAAAGTCAGTTGCAGGGTACTGTGTCTATTTTGGTGAATCCTTAATCTCCTGGTCCTCTAAGAAACAAACGGTAGTAGCTCGATCTAGTACCGAGTCGGAGTACAGAGCCTTAGCTCTATTAGCAGCTGAATTGGCATGGTTACAAAGCCTACTCGCTGAGATGAGATTTGAAATGTCAAATATCTGGTGTGATAACTTAAGCGCTAGTGCTTTGGCTAACAACCCTGTTTATCACGGAAGAACAAAACACATCGAGCTCGATGTGCACTTTGTAAGAGACAAGATTCTGCAGAAGCAACTTGAAATTCGGTATGTACATTCACATGATCAAATTGCGGACTGCTTGACAAAGGGGCTCACTCCAACTAGATTTGGTGTCAACAAACTCAATGTTGTTCCCTCACCATTTTGTTTGAGGGGTGGAGTTAAAGAAAATGAATCAAGCCATAATGATGATGCTAATGATGGCTGCACTAATGACAATGAGGCAATCAATGAATGA